ATAGAAGGCTAGGGGCTAGAGGCTTTGACGTTGCGTCAAAACCATGAGTTCCTAGGCATCCATCAACCTAAGCGGCGTCAATGAGATCCAGGGGCACAAAGCACTCCTGGGGCAAGAGAATGGGCTTCTGGGCAAATACAAGCTGTCCGCGGCAGGTTTCTCGATGGATGACCACCCCAATGGGGCGCTGTACCTGTTCCACATGTACTTCATAGTACGTGCGATAAATTTGTCGAGCGGCTTGAAGCACCGCTGGATCCAGTAGGCTCGAAAAGTCATTCTGCATGGCCGCACTGTTAGACAGATTAGGCGGCATTACCGCGTCCACTGTCCCCTCGGGTTGTCTATGTTGTGAGGTATACACCACCGATCTCATTCCCCCGTCGTGAGCTAGACTTTAACACACCCTTCTGATGGTCAGGAAGGGCAATCTCAACATTTAGCGTAAAGGTTTTGACACAAACGTCTATACCCGCCATCAGTGTATCAACCGAATCCAAAAGGCGGCCTTTTTCTGCATAAAAAAAGACGTACGGTTGTACGCCTTGTTAACTATGATACGTTCTCTAGGAAATCAGCCTCCGGACTATGGCCGACAAGGCTGATGGGGACAAGAGCTAGTGGTGGTGGTGCCCATGATCATGCCCGTGGTCGTGCCCATGATGGTGATCATGGCTATGACCATGGTGAATATGCACCGTTTGAGCTTGGGCGATCGCCAAGGCTGGCTGGACGACCCGAGCCTGTTCAGACAGCAGGGCTTCGATGTGGGGATGGGCCCACTCCGCCGCCATTTCTAGGAAGGCCGGATGGTCATTGGCGCAGGACAGTTGAACGTAGGTGACATCTGGACGCTTGCGCCGCAATCCTTCGATGATATGTTCTACATCCAGCAGGGTCTCATGGTTTTCGGTAGCAAAACCGATGGGCATGAAGACGATCGCCGTTGCCCCTAGATCCATCAGATTTTTGGCTGCCTGATCGGCGGTGGGCTGCGTCCATTTAATCAATGGGGTTTGGTGATTCAGCCAGCCGACGGAAATTAAGGGATAGCGGTGAATTAGTTGCTTGCGCACCAATTCATACAGCGCTTGGCTTTCATCAATGCCAGAGGTGAAGCCCTTGGCCTCGTGGGGGCAGCCGTGGTTCATCAACACGATGCCGGTTTGAGACGGCAGGTGGGCGGCGGCTAGGTGTTGAACGATATGCTCTTCCACCATCTGCGCCATCAGGTTGATATAGCCAGGCTCATCGTAGAAGGACGGGATATAGCGCTGACCTTTCACCCAATGCTCGGAGCCGGTAAATTGGGCTAGGGCATCGTTCACCTGTTCTACGGCGATGCCGCTGGTGAAAATAGAATCCACCACCAGCAAGGGATAGATCAGCAGCTTATCAAACCCTTCCGCTTGAATCTGGGCTAGCACTTGGTCGGGCAGGAATGGCGCGCAGAAGTTAAAGGCTTTGAAAACTTTGACGCGATCGCCCCACTGGTGTTGCAGATGGTGCTCAATGCCGGCCCGCTGCTTTTCGAAAATGGCATTGTGGGGAGAAATGAACTCACCGTGTTGATGGCTCCATTCGTGGAGATCAAATTTGGCCAACAACTGCGCTAGCGGCGGATAGACCCAAGTGGGAACGGGTGCAAATTTAGCCGTCAGCAGGTTGAGCGCTTGTTCGTTATAGTTGGCGAAGTCATCGTAGCTTTCAACTTCGCCGTAACCCATGAGTAACACGGCAACGCGGTCGGATCCGGCGGCTGATGGGGTTGTTTGTTGTTGCTTTTCTGGGGTGGCAACCACAGTTTGCACCTCTTCATGAATGGTGTGGGTCAATAGTTGGGGGTAGGGCGCGATCGCCACAGGGACACGACTCTAACCCTTGCTCTTTACGATAACATGCCCCCCTAGGGCATGACCTGAATAGCCTTGTTGCTTACTATGCGCACCTTCTAGGCAACCCATTGAGTTCCGCCTGGAGCAGGATGGTAGAGCGGTGGCATGACGGTACCTAGATCACTGGACTTATGGTAACGCTTAGTCCCACAAGCGGCGGCGGTTAGGGCCATTCAACCGCTGGTGAGCATCCCGCAGCAGGTGGGGAATATCGAGCTGTTCGGGACAACGGGGTAGGCAATCGCCGCAGTCGGTGCAGGCGATCGCTTTCCGTCCAGGAAACCAATGCCCCGCGTTTTCAAACATGCGATAGCGATAGTGCCCGTAGGCGCTCATGTCGTAGGCGATCGCTAGGTTGCGCAACCGCAGCACTTCGGGAATGTGGATGGCTTCGGGGCAGGGTAGACAGGCATAGCATTGGCGGCAGCGATCGCTCCCCAGGGCTTGACCGGCCTGGTCGTCTAGTTCTTTGAGAATGGCCTGTTCCTGAGGTGTGAGGGGGTCATCGTGGTCAGCGATCGCCAAGGGTAGCGCTAGTTCCTCAGGCTGGGCAGCTCCTAGGCTGAGGGTGGTAATGCGGCGATCGCTGAGCAAAAAGCGGTAGTTGAGATGCAGGGGCGAGAGGGGCGCGCAAAGCTGGCTGAGCCGTTCTGGGGGCGTAAACAACATGCCCCCTTTATCGGCGGGAGAGATGATGAACACGCCCATGTCTTTCTGGTGAGCCAGGGCGATCGCGGGCTCATTGCGCTGGAAAAAGAGGTTGTAGTGCAGGTTGACAAAGGCGAATTGATCAGTGGCGATCGCCTGTTGAATCAAATCTAACGAGCCATGGGTCGAAAAGCCCACATGGCGAATGCGGCCATCGTCTACCGCCCGCCTCACCGCCGCCATACAGCCCTGCCTGTCCTGTACCCAAGCGAGATGGTCGGGGGTGTTAATGCCATGAAGGGCAAAACCATCGAGGTAATCCACGCCTAGGGTCGCCAAGGTCATGTCGATGCTGCGGGCCAGACTGTCGGCATCCGGGGTGGGCGGCGCTTTGGAGGTGATGTATAGGTGCGATCGCTCCAGATGAGCCAGAGCTTGCCCCAAATAGGCCTCGCTTTGCCCATAGCCCCGCGCGGTTTCAATATGGTTGATCCCCAAAGCGACGGCTTGCTGAACCGTCTCCACAGCGACATCTGGGGAGGCAAGGCAGCGCATCATCCCCAGGGTAAAGGTGGAAAGCTGAAGCTCGGTGTGGCCAAAGCGACGGTAGCGCATGGGGGGTAGATCGGGGATGGGTGGGCTTTCTCCCTTCGGGAGACGTTTAACGTTGGCGTAGCCTGTCCTCAGGACAAACGACTTCGCTCAGCCCGCGGATGTTGCTGAATTTGCAACGGTACTTTCAAAGCCCCTCTACCGTCCTGGGAGAGGGGTTGGGGGTGAGGGTCTTGGAGGTTTGTCAGTCAACCAGATCCCATGCATCGAAGCCTATACACAGAGTGACCTGGCCAGTCTAGGCTTCGCTGCTGCTC
This genomic interval from Candidatus Obscuribacterales bacterium contains the following:
- a CDS encoding ferrochelatase, yielding MAIAPYPQLLTHTIHEEVQTVVATPEKQQQTTPSAAGSDRVAVLLMGYGEVESYDDFANYNEQALNLLTAKFAPVPTWVYPPLAQLLAKFDLHEWSHQHGEFISPHNAIFEKQRAGIEHHLQHQWGDRVKVFKAFNFCAPFLPDQVLAQIQAEGFDKLLIYPLLVVDSIFTSGIAVEQVNDALAQFTGSEHWVKGQRYIPSFYDEPGYINLMAQMVEEHIVQHLAAAHLPSQTGIVLMNHGCPHEAKGFTSGIDESQALYELVRKQLIHRYPLISVGWLNHQTPLIKWTQPTADQAAKNLMDLGATAIVFMPIGFATENHETLLDVEHIIEGLRRKRPDVTYVQLSCANDHPAFLEMAAEWAHPHIEALLSEQARVVQPALAIAQAQTVHIHHGHSHDHHHGHDHGHDHGHHHH
- a CDS encoding aldo/keto reductase — encoded protein: MRYRRFGHTELQLSTFTLGMMRCLASPDVAVETVQQAVALGINHIETARGYGQSEAYLGQALAHLERSHLYITSKAPPTPDADSLARSIDMTLATLGVDYLDGFALHGINTPDHLAWVQDRQGCMAAVRRAVDDGRIRHVGFSTHGSLDLIQQAIATDQFAFVNLHYNLFFQRNEPAIALAHQKDMGVFIISPADKGGMLFTPPERLSQLCAPLSPLHLNYRFLLSDRRITTLSLGAAQPEELALPLAIADHDDPLTPQEQAILKELDDQAGQALGSDRCRQCYACLPCPEAIHIPEVLRLRNLAIAYDMSAYGHYRYRMFENAGHWFPGRKAIACTDCGDCLPRCPEQLDIPHLLRDAHQRLNGPNRRRLWD